The following are from one region of the Stanieria sp. NIES-3757 genome:
- a CDS encoding pyruvate phosphate dikinase PEP/pyruvate-binding protein — MTLVQVWGSLAIFIICPLLGGLPLIDWLTYALTGRQLTKLGTGNVSVSAAFYHGGTLAGILAVLSEAAKGIVAILLARMFFPVNSVWEIIALIALVMGRYWLSKGAGTTNVVWGIVVHDAIAAGLIFFISGVSFTINRNRSTAKYSVLVLLTLIIALRHPEQPEYGIITLALSTLLAWIYQQIPDDLDLSVTKATSNSQTMFRFFRGNKNLKSLDVQLDATQVGQKAANLAFLKKLGYPVPDGWVLFPGDDPNQIVKYLEPSVQQPLVVRSSAIGEDTQSDSAAGQYLSILNITNQEMLKTAILDCQVSYLESTAREYRRSRQQHEQSLAVLIQKQIEGIYSGVAFSRDPVDSVNEGIAIEVLPGDATQVVSGKVTPYRYRVIMPDLSLSVIDKDRNHRSIKIIHENSTSSTEQTIPTEILESVALLAQEMEELFQGIPQDLEWTYDGEKIWLLQVRPITTLQPIWTRKIASEVIPGVIRPLTWSINQPLTCGVWGKLFTLVLGQKSVRGLDFNQTATLHFSQAYFNATLLGTIFRRMGLPPESLEFLTRGESFTKPPIQSTLKNLPGLWRLLQRELNLAKDFQRDRQKIFFPTLRELETTPAKNLSDHAILERIEKILAALDQATYYTILAPLSLALRQATFQIPETNLNHSQTPELESMRTLACLASDTRKLLAAEKITLNSCASLFVQIAENPEGESILTRFEQWLEKYGYLSEVATDIAVPRWRENPRPIREIFTQFFFDSEKRKQAESFRHTTSKSWLTKSVQQRLNLKNCSSEIYNKLLAHLRWSFLALEENWLKEGKLSNPETIFFLKFNEINSIIREPSVDDGQQLSKLIEQRQQKWQQERELKQIPYLVYGYPDYTVLNNFSLSAFERPRFKGIGGSGGEIEGYIKVLSSLNANIDVDKETILVVPYTDAGWSPVLARVGGLIAEVGGRLSHGAIIAREYNIPAVMDIPHATQLLQTGQRVKINGYTGIVEIIN, encoded by the coding sequence ATGACGCTCGTACAAGTTTGGGGTTCTTTAGCCATTTTTATCATTTGTCCTCTGTTAGGAGGATTACCCCTAATCGATTGGCTTACTTACGCTTTAACCGGTCGTCAATTAACAAAATTGGGAACGGGAAATGTGTCAGTATCAGCAGCCTTTTATCACGGTGGCACTTTAGCAGGGATACTGGCGGTTTTATCCGAGGCAGCGAAAGGAATTGTGGCGATTTTATTAGCAAGGATGTTTTTTCCCGTTAATTCAGTTTGGGAAATAATTGCCTTAATTGCTTTAGTGATGGGACGTTATTGGTTAAGTAAAGGAGCAGGAACTACTAATGTAGTGTGGGGAATAGTTGTTCATGATGCGATCGCAGCAGGATTAATTTTCTTTATTTCTGGAGTCAGTTTTACAATTAATCGTAATCGTTCAACGGCTAAATATAGTGTCTTAGTTCTGTTAACTCTTATTATTGCTCTGCGTCATCCAGAACAACCAGAATATGGCATCATCACTTTGGCTTTGTCTACTTTACTCGCCTGGATTTATCAACAAATACCTGACGATCTCGATTTATCTGTAACCAAAGCAACTAGTAATTCACAAACCATGTTCCGTTTCTTTCGCGGTAATAAAAATCTTAAATCTTTAGATGTTCAACTCGATGCTACTCAAGTGGGACAGAAAGCTGCTAATTTAGCTTTTCTCAAAAAACTTGGTTATCCTGTTCCTGATGGTTGGGTACTCTTTCCTGGAGACGACCCTAATCAGATTGTTAAATATTTAGAGCCATCAGTTCAACAACCTTTAGTAGTTCGTTCTTCAGCAATTGGAGAAGATACTCAAAGCGATTCAGCAGCAGGGCAATATCTGAGTATTCTTAATATTACCAATCAGGAGATGCTCAAAACTGCTATCCTTGATTGTCAAGTATCTTATCTGGAGTCGACTGCTAGAGAGTATCGTCGCAGTCGTCAGCAGCATGAGCAATCGCTAGCGGTGTTAATTCAAAAACAGATCGAAGGTATTTATTCAGGAGTTGCTTTTAGTCGCGATCCTGTTGATAGTGTCAATGAGGGAATTGCGATCGAAGTTTTACCAGGAGATGCAACTCAAGTAGTTTCGGGTAAGGTGACTCCTTATAGATATCGCGTGATCATGCCAGACTTATCTTTATCGGTAATCGATAAAGATAGAAATCATCGTTCAATTAAGATTATTCACGAAAATTCAACTAGTTCCACAGAGCAAACTATTCCCACAGAAATTTTGGAATCGGTAGCTTTACTAGCTCAAGAAATGGAAGAATTGTTTCAAGGTATTCCTCAAGACTTAGAATGGACTTATGATGGCGAAAAAATTTGGTTGTTACAAGTACGTCCGATCACTACTCTACAACCGATTTGGACTAGAAAAATTGCTTCAGAAGTAATTCCAGGGGTAATTCGTCCTCTCACTTGGTCGATCAATCAACCTCTTACTTGTGGTGTCTGGGGAAAATTATTTACCTTAGTTTTAGGTCAAAAATCAGTTCGAGGTCTAGACTTCAATCAAACGGCTACCCTGCATTTTTCTCAAGCTTACTTTAATGCTACTTTGTTGGGGACAATTTTTCGTCGCATGGGTTTACCACCCGAAAGCTTAGAATTTTTGACCAGAGGGGAATCCTTTACCAAACCACCAATTCAATCTACTCTCAAAAACCTCCCTGGATTATGGCGATTACTACAAAGAGAATTAAACTTAGCTAAAGATTTTCAACGCGATCGCCAAAAAATCTTTTTTCCTACTCTCAGAGAGTTAGAAACAACTCCAGCTAAAAATTTATCCGATCATGCCATTCTAGAACGTATCGAAAAGATTTTAGCAGCCCTTGACCAAGCTACTTACTATACTATTCTTGCTCCTCTAAGTTTGGCACTCAGACAAGCAACTTTCCAAATTCCAGAAACTAATTTGAATCATAGTCAAACACCAGAATTAGAGTCAATGCGAACTTTAGCTTGTTTAGCTTCCGATACTCGGAAATTATTAGCTGCTGAAAAAATCACTTTAAATTCTTGTGCTTCTCTCTTTGTTCAAATTGCCGAAAATCCTGAAGGCGAAAGCATTTTAACTAGATTTGAGCAATGGTTAGAAAAATATGGTTACTTGAGTGAAGTTGCTACTGATATTGCTGTACCTCGTTGGCGAGAAAATCCTCGTCCAATCCGAGAAATTTTTACTCAATTTTTCTTCGATTCAGAAAAAAGAAAACAAGCTGAATCTTTTCGTCACACAACCTCCAAATCTTGGTTAACCAAGTCAGTCCAACAAAGATTAAATCTCAAAAATTGCTCTAGTGAAATTTACAATAAGTTACTTGCTCACCTACGGTGGAGTTTTTTAGCTTTAGAAGAAAACTGGCTCAAAGAAGGTAAACTTTCAAACCCAGAAACAATCTTTTTTCTGAAATTTAATGAAATTAATTCCATTATTAGAGAACCATCCGTAGATGATGGTCAACAATTGTCTAAATTGATTGAGCAAAGACAACAAAAATGGCAACAAGAGCGAGAATTAAAACAGATACCTTATTTAGTGTACGGCTATCCAGATTACACAGTTTTAAACAATTTTTCGCTTTCTGCTTTTGAGCGACCAAGGTTTAAAGGAATTGGTGGTAGCGGGGGAGAAATCGAAGGATACATCAAGGTTTTATCTAGTCTGAATGCCAATATCGACGTAGATAAAGAAACAATTCTGGTAGTACCGTATACTGATGCTGGTTGGTCACCAGTGCTTGCTCGCGTAGGGGGTTTAATTGCTGAAGTTGGCGGTCGTCTTTCCCACGGTGCGATTATTGCTCGTGAATATAACATTCCCGCAGTGATGGATATTCCTCATGCTACTCAACTGTTACAAACCGGTCAGCGAGTTAAAATCAATGGTTATACAGGAATCGTTGAGATTATAAATTAA